The following are from one region of the Vitis riparia cultivar Riparia Gloire de Montpellier isolate 1030 chromosome 9, EGFV_Vit.rip_1.0, whole genome shotgun sequence genome:
- the LOC117922676 gene encoding auxin-responsive protein SAUR72-like, whose translation MDSKKSNKISEIVRLQQILKKWKKLANAPRNSNKNGSHSSTSSSSNNGSKSIKFLKKTLSFTDTSSMLSTEVVPKGFLAVCVGKELKRFIIPTEYLGHQAFGVLLREAEEEFGFQQEGVLKIPCEVAVFEKILEVVEEKRDHVFFLNAEKEMIGCCSSSDCELTPSHHPQMCR comes from the coding sequence ATGGATTCAAAGAAGTCTAACAAGATCAGTGAGATTGTTAGGCTTCAGCAGATCCTCAAGAAGTGGAAAAAGCTTGCAAATGCACCAAGAAACAGCAACAAAAATGGCAGCCACAGCTCTACTTCCTCCTCCTCCAACAATGGCAGCAAGAGCATCAAGTTCCTCAAGAAGACTCTCTCCTTCACAGACACTAGTTCAATGCTTTCTACCGAGGTCGTCCCAAAAGGGTTTCTGGCCGTGTGCGTGGGGAAGGAGCTGAAGAGGTTCATCATCCCGACAGAGTATCTGGGTCACCAGGCATTTGGGGTTCTGCTGAGGGAAGCCGAAGAAGAATTCGGGTTTCAGCAGGAGGGTGTGCTCAAGATCCCATGTGAAGTGGCTGTGTTTGAGAAGATCTTAGAGGTGGTGGAAGAGAAGAGAGATCATGTGTTTTTCCTCAATGCAGAGAAGGAGATGATTGGTTGTTGCTCATCCTCAGATTGTGAGCTCACACCCTCTCATCATCCTCAAATGTGTAGATGA